A region from the Alosa alosa isolate M-15738 ecotype Scorff River chromosome 7, AALO_Geno_1.1, whole genome shotgun sequence genome encodes:
- the LOC125298464 gene encoding uncharacterized protein LOC125298464: protein MKDQRTSRNCVCVFLISLSLVSVVWCQTERTMLRKLVGKTAIFNCPYESVYRDSPKYLQKKEYNVTLVRSDGQKASTTVGRCILYDKKNSSRFDVHILHLTLNDTGTYVCGVEAGGGRDQQETELEVYDETGQTTVRYYSITSLFNRTTTTSTTTATSPFITKLLAPVLAAPVLVLIGIVIVCIRMRRKTRRSTERSPAPRTSNDISLTSNERAILQDNIYAQDTPSTRPLSSSDLMQPSSISNPPASHSSLILYPPVANQRPAQINTDSHIPVYSLLTLPDEAS, encoded by the exons ATGAAGGATCAAAGGACGTCTAGGAACTGCGTATGTGTCtttctcatctccctctctctggtctcAG TTGTGTGGTGTCAGACAGAGAGGACGATGTTAAGAAAACTTGTTGGAAAGACGGCCATCTTTAACTGTCCGTATGAAAGTGTGTACAGAGACTCCCCCAAATACCTTCAGAAGAAAGAGTATAATGTCACACTTGTTAGATCTGATGGACAGAAGGCTTCGACAACTGTTGGGCGATGCATTTTGTATGACAAGAAAAACAGCAGCAGGTTTGATGTGCACATTCTGCATTTGACCCTCAATGACACTGGAACGTACGTGTGCGGAGTGGAGGCAGGAGGAGGCAGAGACCAACAGGAGACCGAACTTGAGGTCTACGATGAAACAG GTCAGACAACGGTGAGATATTATAGCATAACCTCACTTTTcaacagaacaacaacaacatcaacaacaacagcaacatctCCATTCATCACTAAACTCTTGGCTCCTG TTCTGGCAGCACCAGTGCTGGTGTTGATAGGGATCGTCATAGTCTGCATCAGGATGAGAAGGAAGACAAGGAGATCAACAGAGA GGTCGCCGGCTCCTCGAACATCAAATGACATCAGTCTGACATCAAATGAAAGAGCTATATTGCAG GACAACATTTATGCTCAAGACACACCCTCCACTCGGCCGCTGTCCAGCTCTGATCTGATGCAGCCCTCCTCCATCAGCAACCCGCCCGCATCTCATTCAAGCCTCATCCTCTACCCTCCCGTGGCCAATCAGAGGCCGGCGCAGataaacacagactcacacatccCTGTCTACTCCCTCCTTACACTTCCAGATGAGGCCTCATGA